GTGCCGGGGCGCGCTGGGCGCTGCCCGCCGGTGCCGGGACCGTGCTGGTCACCGTCAGCTGGGCTGTTGTCGTGATCCGCAGGGTGCCGTCCTGGCACGGGTGGCTGGCCTGGGTCGTACTCCTGGTGGGGCTGATCGCCGTCGGACTGCTGATCGCCGCGGGGCGGGCGGTGCGGCTGGTCCCGGTCGCCCTGGGCGGTGCGCTGCTGGCGGTCCTGCTCGCGCCGGGGGCGTGGGCGGTGACCGCGACCGGGTCCGGGTCGTCGATGGGCGGGGCGAACCCGATGGCCGGGCCCGCGACGACGATGTTCGGCGGAGGGAACGGCGGCAGGCTGCCCGAGGGGCTGGAGTTGCCCGAGGGGTTCGGCGGAGCCGGGTCGGGAACGCCCGGCGGGGCGTCGGGTGAACTCCCCGAAGGCATGCCCTCGGGGATGCCCACCGACATGCCCGGGATGCCCGGCGGGAGTGGCGGGAGCGGTGGCGGCACGGGATCCGCCGGGGGCTCGATGCCCTCCCTCCCGGGAGCCGGTGGCGGCTCGGGCGGCCGAGGTGGCTTCGGCGGGCCGGGCGGGGCCACGACGCTCACCGCCGACCAGCGCAAGATCCTCGACTTCGCCACCGAGCACTCGGACGGACACCGCATCACCCTCGCGGTCGAAGGGGGAGCTCAGGGTGCGGCCACGTTCATCCTGGACAGTGACGCCACGGTCATCGGCATGGGCGGCTTCAGCGGCTCCGACAACGCACCCTCCGTGCGGCAGCTGCAGAAGTGGACCAAGGACGGCGAACTGCGCTACGTGCTCGGCTCCGGCTCCTCCGGCGGCCCGGGCGCCATGATGGGCGGCGAGGACGGCGCGGCCTCCCAGCGGTCGACCTGGATCAGCGGGCACTGCACCGAGGTGCCCGCGGAGGCGTACGGCGGCACCAGCGGCTCCGACGACGGCGACTCCGCCGCGGGCGGCATCATGGGCCGTACCGGAACGACCTTGTACGACTGCGCCGCCAAGTAGCAGCAGCGGCAGAACGGACGACACCTCACCATGCCCGAACCGCCCGCCGCCCCGGCCCCGCACCGGCTCCTGGTGGTCGAGGACGACCCCGGTATCCGCATGCTGCTGGAGTCGGCGCTGCGACTGTCGGGCTACGAGGTCGCCGGTGCCGCCACCGGGCAGGAGGCCCTGCGGGACATCGAGGGCCTCCGCCCGGACCTCATCCTGCTGGACGTGATGCTGCCCGACCTGGACGGCCTCGCGGTCACCCGCACCCTGCGGGCGGCGGGCGTGCGGACACCGGTGCTGTTCCTCACGGCCCGCGGTGAGGTCACCGACCGCATCGCGGGCCTGACAGCGGGCGGCGACGACTACGTGACCAAGCCGTTCAGCATCGAGGAGGTGCTGCTGCGCATCCGTGCCATCCTGCGCCGGACGGACCCTGACCGTCCGCCGGACGCCGGGAGCGCCGACAGCGGCATCCTGCGCTTCGCCGATCTGGAGCTGGACGAGAACGCCCACGAAGTGCACCGGGCCGGCGAGTACATCCCGCTGTCTCCGACCGAGTTCAACCTGCTCACGTACCTGATGGAGAACACCAACCGGGTGGTGAGCAAGACCAAGATCCTCAATCACGTGTGGGGGTACGACTTCGCGGGCGACGGACGGATCGTGGAGACGTACGTCAAGTACCTGCGCCGCAAGATCGACCGCTTCGACCCGCCCCTGCTGCACACCGTGCGCGGCGTGGGCTATTGCCTGCGTCTGCCTCGCGCCGGGGCGGACCAGTGATCCGCGGTCGCCCCCGATCGCTGAGCGGCCGGCTCGTGTGGGGCGTCACCCTGCTGGCGGCGACAGCTGTCCTCACCGCGCAGACCATCGGGTTCCTGGTGTTGCACTCCTGGCTGCTCAACCGGGTCGACCAGCAGCTTCAGGGGTTCGTCCTCCCGGACCGAGCCTTCGCCGGCGGGGCCGGACTGCCCACCGGTCCGGCCCCGGACACCGTCACTCTGCCCTCGGACTTCCGGATCACCTTCTACGACGCCGCGGGCGGGGAGCGGGGAACCCTCGGCGGCGGGGAGGAGCCCGGCCCGGCGCTCCCGGCGCACACCGGCCGACTCCACCTGGAAAAGGGGCGGCAGGCCACCGTCCCGGACGAGTCGGGGGACGGCAACTGGCGGGTGCTGTGGAAGGACGGCGGTGTCGGCCGCACCACCTTCGTGGTCGCGCTGCCTCTCGACACCGTGGAGGGGGCCATGTCGAAACTGCTCGCCCTCAATGTGGCCGTCTTCGCGGTGGCCGTGGTCGGGCTGATCGCCGTCGGCCGGTGGGTTGTCCGCCTCGGCCTCCTTCCGCTGACCAGGATGGAACACACGGCTCAGGACATCACCGCGGGGGATCTGAGCGTGCGGCTGTCCGACACCGACCCGCGCACGGAGACCGGCCGCCTCGGAACCGTACTGAACGACATGCTCGACCGCCTCCAACAGGCCCTGCGCGAAAGCGAGTTCTCGGAGGCCCGGCTGCGTCGCTTCGTTGCCGACGCCGGGCACGAACTGCGTACGCCCCTCACCTCCATCCAGGGCTTCGCCCAGCTGGCCCTGCGGCACCCGGACCGCCCCGCCGCACAGCGCCGGGAGGCCGACGAGCAGGTCGCCAGGAACGCGGAACGCATGAACCGTCTTGTCGACGACCTGCTCCTGCTGGCCAGACTCGACCAGGAGCCGGCCTACCGCACCGTCCCCGTCGACCTGCTGTCCATCGCGGCCGACGCGGTGAGCGCGGCGGCCGTACGGAGCGGGGGTGAGCACCGGGTGACCCTCAGCCCGCTCGACCCGCAGGCGGGAGACAACGGAGACGCCGGGGAGCGCGCACTCGAGGTCGTGGAGACGGTGGGGGATCCGGACCGTCTGCTCCAAGTGGTGAACAACCTGCTGTCCAACGCGCTCGTCCACACGCCACCGGGCACTCCGGTCGACGTACGCGTCGGTACGGCCCGCGCGGAGGCGAGTACAGGGGGCACCGACCGCCCCGGCCGGGCCAGCGGCTCACCGCCGCTGACCGCGGGCACACCGATCTGCGTGATCGAGGTCGTGGACCAGGGGCCGGGACTCTCGCCGGAAGAGACCGAGCGGGTCTTCGAGCGCTTCTACCGCGTCGACCCGTCCCGCTCCCGTGACCACGGCGGCAGCGGCCTCGGCCTCGCCATCGCCACGGCGATCGCCCGGGGCCACGGTGGCCGCCTCGAACTCGATGCCGGAACGGGTCCCGGGTGCACGTTCCGCCTGGTGCTTCCGGCCAGGGAGCCGACCGCCACCCCGCTCGGGCGCTCGGGAAACGCGGCGCAGGCTGCCGGCTGACCTTGGCCGTCCCTTCGGTACGTCTCGCCGTGCTCCTCACCCCAACTTCCGCGCGCGCAGCGGAACTTGCCGACATCCATCGCATCTGCCGCGGGTCAGCTGTGAATCTCGCATGAATCACCCCGACTCCGTTGTTTGCGGAATCTTTGACGAATTCGATGATCTCTTGAATCGCCATCGGCGTGACCGGTTCGCATCCGTCGTCGTGCCCGCACAGGCGGCCGTGCCGCCTTCCGGTCAGGAGGCCATGTGTTACTGCCACCGAGGGGCCGGGACCGGCTCCTCCCCGCCTTCCCTCCGAGCGGCGGGCCACGGTGCTCGCCGCGCGCCGGGATGCGGCATGCCTCCTATGCCGGATGGCCATGGCCGGCAGACCGATTCACAGGAGCCACGCACTTCTGCGGCTCCACGGTCGCTGATTCACTCCCCGCCACAGCAACCTTCGATCCGATCGCCCCATGAACCGCTGTGGGGCGCAAGGGAGTTCCGCATGTCTGAAGTCACCCCCCACACCATGGAACCGGTCCGCGCGGAGCGTGGAGTGCCGATGCGGTCGCGGGTGCGGGCGCTGCTCGTCGTCGCGGGCGTCGTCGCGGCACCCGGGCTGCTCGCGC
The DNA window shown above is from Streptomyces sp. NBC_01451 and carries:
- a CDS encoding response regulator transcription factor translates to MPEPPAAPAPHRLLVVEDDPGIRMLLESALRLSGYEVAGAATGQEALRDIEGLRPDLILLDVMLPDLDGLAVTRTLRAAGVRTPVLFLTARGEVTDRIAGLTAGGDDYVTKPFSIEEVLLRIRAILRRTDPDRPPDAGSADSGILRFADLELDENAHEVHRAGEYIPLSPTEFNLLTYLMENTNRVVSKTKILNHVWGYDFAGDGRIVETYVKYLRRKIDRFDPPLLHTVRGVGYCLRLPRAGADQ
- a CDS encoding sensor histidine kinase; translation: MIRGRPRSLSGRLVWGVTLLAATAVLTAQTIGFLVLHSWLLNRVDQQLQGFVLPDRAFAGGAGLPTGPAPDTVTLPSDFRITFYDAAGGERGTLGGGEEPGPALPAHTGRLHLEKGRQATVPDESGDGNWRVLWKDGGVGRTTFVVALPLDTVEGAMSKLLALNVAVFAVAVVGLIAVGRWVVRLGLLPLTRMEHTAQDITAGDLSVRLSDTDPRTETGRLGTVLNDMLDRLQQALRESEFSEARLRRFVADAGHELRTPLTSIQGFAQLALRHPDRPAAQRREADEQVARNAERMNRLVDDLLLLARLDQEPAYRTVPVDLLSIAADAVSAAAVRSGGEHRVTLSPLDPQAGDNGDAGERALEVVETVGDPDRLLQVVNNLLSNALVHTPPGTPVDVRVGTARAEASTGGTDRPGRASGSPPLTAGTPICVIEVVDQGPGLSPEETERVFERFYRVDPSRSRDHGGSGLGLAIATAIARGHGGRLELDAGTGPGCTFRLVLPAREPTATPLGRSGNAAQAAG